The Kribbella sp. NBC_00662 nucleotide sequence GCCGGTCGATGTAGTCCTGGGTGATCCGCAGCGGCGGGTACTCCGGGTCCGGCGCGATCGGATTGCACAGGTCGGCGCCGACGTCGAACAGATCGTTCTGGATCCGGGTGAGCAGCACCACGATCGCGCTGTTCATGTGGCCGGCCGCGATGGCCACACCGATGGCGGAGTTCGCCTCGTCGACCTCGCCGTACGCCGCCAGGCGCGGATCGGTCTTCGAGGTCGTGGAATTGTCGCCCAGGCGGGTCTCGCCGGCGTCACCGGTGCGCGTGTAGATCCGCGTCAAGTTCACAGCCATGCCAGGACTCTACGCAAAGCCTCGGACCGTCAAACGCTACAGTCGACCGGTGGAACGGTTTCGGATCGCGGGTGAGGCACGGCTCGACGGCACTGTCGAGGTGGCCGGGGCGAAGAACAGTGTGCTCAAGCTGATGGCGGCAGCGCTGCTGGCGGAGGGTACGACGACGCTGCGGCAGGTGCCGGGGATCCTGGACGTCACGTTCATGGCCCAACTGCTCGACACCCTCGGGTGTTCGGTGAAGGTGGACCCGGACGGACGGCTGGCGACGATCGCCGTACCGGCCACGGTCAAGCACCAGTGCGACTACGACCTGGTGCGCAAGCTGCGCGCGTCGATCTCGGTGCTCGGCCCGTTGCTGGCCCGCTGCGGCCAGGCGGAGGTGGCGCTGCCGGGTGGCGACAACATCGGTTCCCGCGGGCTGAACATGCACGTCGCCGGTCTGGAGGCGATGGGCGCGAAGGTGCACATCGAGCACGGGTTCGTCATCGCCGAGGCGCCGCAGGGTCTGCACGGCGCCGAGGTCTGGCTGGACTTCCCGAGTGTCGGCGCGACCGAGACGATCATGATGGCGTCGGTGCTCGCGAAGGGCACGACGATCATCGAGAACGCCGCCCGCGAGCCGGAGATCCAGGACATCGCCCAGATGCTGGTCGAGATGGGCGCCCAGATCGACGGCGCCGGCTCGCCGCGGATCGAGATCACCGGCGTGGACGGGTTGCTGAACCCGGTCGACCACACCGTCGTACCGGACCGGATCGTGTCCGGGAGCTGGGCGTTCGCGGCCGCCATCACCAAGGGTGACATCACGATCGCGAACGGGCACGCGGAGCACCTGGAGCTGCCGCTCGACAAGCTGCACAAGGCCGGCGCGGAGATCACCGTGCTGAACCCGGGCTTCCGGGTCCGCATGCACGACCGGCCGAAGCCGGTGGACGTGGTGACGCTGCCGTACCCCGGGTTCGCCACCGACCTCCAGGCGTTCGTGATCGCGCTCAACGCGCTCAGCGACGGCGCGGCGATGGTGACCGAGAACCTGTTCGAGGGCCGGTTCACGTTCGCGCAGGAGCTGACCCGGCTGGGCGCGCAGATCCAGACCGACGGGCATCACGCGGTCGTCCGCGGCGTACCGCGGCTGTCCGGTGCGCCCGTGGTCGCCTCCGACATCCGCGCGGGCGCGGCGCTGGTGCTCGCCGGTCTCGCGGCCGAGGGCGAGACGCTCGTGTCGGCCGCGCATCACGTGCACCGCGGCTACACCGACTTCGCCGGCAACCTCCGCCGCCTCGGCGCCGACGTCGTGGTCGAGCCGGACGACGCGGAAATGTACTGGAACTGACACGGAAGCTAAGGTCGGGCGCATGACTGAGCGCGTGATCAAGCCCCTCGGCCGCGGTTTCCTCTTCCTCGACTCGCATCCGGCCGGCTGCGCACGCATCGTGCGCGACATGGCCGAGCAGGTCGAGGCCCGTACGCCGGGACGCCGTACGGCGCTCGTCATCGGGTCCAGCTCGGGCTACGGGCTGGCCACCACGATCGCGGGTCTGGCCCGGTACGGCGTCGACGGGATCGGGGTGTCGTTCGAGAAGGCGCCGACCGCTCGCCGGACGGCGACCGCCGGGTGGTACCGGACCGCGGAGACGGCAGCGCTGGCGGCCGAGCTCGGCCGGTCGTGGAGCTTCGTGAACGCGGATGCGTTCTCCGACGACACGAAGAACGACGTCCTCGACCTGGTCGCGGAGCTCGGCGGGATCGACCACCTGATCTACAGCGTGGCCGCACCGCGACGGGTCGATCCGCGCAACGGCGAGACGTACCAGTCCGCGCTCAAGACGATCGGTGCGCCGTACACCACGAAGAGCCTCGCGTACGAGGACGGCGAGCCGGTGCTGCAGGAGGTCGGGATCGACGTCGCCACCGACGACGAGCTGGCCCAGACCGTGAAGGTGATGGGCGGCGAGGACTGGGCCCGCTGGATCACCGCGCTCCAGGAGCGTGACCTGCTCAGGCCCGGGTTCAACACCGTTGCCCTGACCTACATCGGATCGGAGCTGACCGGGCCGATCTACCGCCAGGGCTCGATCGGCGCGGCGAAGGCCGACCTCGAGCAGACCGCGCTGAACCTCGCGAAGGACGGCGTCAGCGCGATGACGTCGGTGAACGGCGCGGCCGTGACCCAGGCATCGTCAGCGATCCCGGGCATCGGTCTCTACGTCAGCATCCTGCACAAGGTCCACGGCCTGCAGACTCCTGTGCAGCAGTCGATCTCGCTCTGGGACCAGCTCACCGGCGAGGCCCCGCTGGACCTCGACGACGAGGGCCGCATCCGCCTCGACCGCTGGGAACTCACCGACGACGTCCAGTCCGCGATCCGCACCCAGTGGGAGTCGGCCACCGCAGCCAACATCGGCGAGGTGGCCGACACCGAGTGGTTCCTGGCCGAAGTACGCCGCCTGTACGGCTTCGACGTACCGGGTGTGGACTACGAAGCTGAGACCGAGGTCGACGTGGAGTGGCCTACAAAGGCTTGAACGCGGCCAGTTCCAGGACGAGATCGCCGGCTTCGTCGGAGGCAGCCAGGTCGACGGACGCGGTGATGCGCCAGTCGTGGTTGCCTTCGGGGTCGTCGATGATCTGCTGGACCTCCCAGTAGCCGGGGTGTTCCTCGATCAGGAACAGGGCGGGGCCGCGGGCGGCCGGGCCGGTGTTCACGACGTCGTGCTCGGCGTAGTACGCCGTACCCGCTTCGGCCCAGCGGGCGGCGTCCCAGCCGGCGTCGGCGTCCAGCTGACCGAGCTCCGCCCAGCGGTGCAGGGCGAGGAGCTCGACCCGGCGGAACATCGCGTTCCGGACCAGGACCCGGAAAGCCCTGGTGTTCAAGGTGATCCGGCGCGGGCCGACCGGCGCGACCTCGGCCTCCGGCTCGTCGGTGGGGTTGGTCAGCTCCTCCCACTCGTCGAGCAGGCTGGAGTCGGTCTGCCGCACGACCTCACCGAGCCACTCGATCAGGTCGGTCAGATCCTCGTTCACCTTGTCCGGCGGAACCGTCTGCTTGAGCGCCTTGTACGCATCGCTCAGATACCGCAGTACGACGCCCTCCGACCGCGCCAGCCCGTAGAACCCGATGAATTCCCCGAACGTCATCGCCCGCTCGAACATGTCGCGGACGACGGACTTCGGCGACAGCCCGGTGTCGGCGATCCACGGATGCGTCTGCCGATACATCTCGAACGTTGCCTCGAGCAACTCATTGAGCGGCTTCGGCCAGCTGACGTCCTCGAGCAGCTCCATCCGCTCCTCGTACTCGATGCCCTCGGCCTTCATCGCGTTCACGGCCTCGCCACGCGCGTGGTGCTCCTGCGCCCACAGCACCGCCCGCGGATCCTCGAGCGTCGCCTCGACGACCGACACCACGTCGAGCGCGTACGACGGGTCCTCCGGGTCGAGCAGATCCAGTGCAGCCAGGGCGAACGTCGACAGCGGCTGGTTGAGGCTGAAGTCCTTCTGCAGGTCCACGGTCAACCGCAACGACCGGCCGTTCTCGTCCGGCTCGTCCAGCCGCTCGACCACACCGGCGGTGAGCAGCGTGCGATAGATCTGGATCGCCCTCCGGATCAACCGCACCTGAGCCCGCGAGTCCTCGTGGTTGTCGCGGAGCAGGTGCCGCATGCTCGCGAATGCGTCACCGTCGCGGGCGATGACGTTCAGCAGCATCGCGTGGCTGACCCGCATCCGCGACTGCAACGCCTCGGGCTCGGCCGCGACCAGCCGGTCGAACGTGTCCTCGCCCCAGGTGACGAACCCCTCCGGCGGCTTCTTCCGCTGCACCTTGCGCTGCTTCTTCGGGTCGTCACCGGCCTTGGCCAGTGCCTTCACGTTCTCGACCACGTGATCCGGCGCCTGTACGACGACGGTGCCGGACGTGTCGTACCCGGCCCGGCCGGCCCGCCCCGCGATCTGGTGGAACTCGCGTGCCTTCAGGATCCGCTGCCGGCGTCCGTCGTACTTGCTCAGCGCCGTCAGTACGACGGTCCGGATCGGCACGTTGATCCCGACACCGAGCGTGTCGGTTCCGCAGATCACCTTGAGCAGCCCGGCCTGCGCCAGCTGCTCGACCAGCCGGCGGTACTTCGGCAGCATGCCGGCGTGATGGACGCCGATGCCGTGCTTCACCAGCCGCTGCAACGTCCGGCCGAAACCCTTGCTGAACCGGAAGTTGCCGATCAGCTCGTTGATCTTGTCCTTCTCCTCCTTGGAGGAGACGTTGATACTCGTCAGCGCCTGCGCGCGTTCGAGTGCGGCCGCCTGGGTAAAGTGCACGACGTACACCGGAGCCTGGTGCGTGGTGAGCAGCTCTTCGAGGGTCTCGTGCAGCGCGGTCGTGACGTACTTGTAGATCAGCGGGACCGGGCGTTCGCCGGACGCGACGATCGCGGTCGGGCGGCCGGTCCGTCGCGACAGGTCGATCTTGAACCGGTCGACGTCGCCGAGGGTCGCGGACATCAGCACGAACTGCGCTTTCGGCAGCTCGAGCAGCGGGACCTGCCAGGCCCAGCCGCGATCAGGCTCGGAGTAGAAATGGAACTCGTCCATCACGACCTGGCCGACGTCCGCCTCTGCTCCTTCGCGCAGGGCGATGTTGGCCAGGACCTCCGCCGTACAGCAGATGATCGGCGCGCCGGCGTTCACCGAGGCGTCGCCGGTCAGCATGCCGACCTTGTCCGCGCCGAACACATCACACAGCGCGAAGAACTTCTCCGACACCAGGGCCTTGATCGGCGCCGTGTAGAACGTCCGCTGCCCGTGCGCGAGCGCCGCGAAGTGCGCGCCGGTCGCGACCAGACTCTTCCCGGAGCCGGTCGGTGTCGACAGGATCACGTTCGACCCGGTCATCACCTCGATCAACGCCTCTTCCTGAGCCGGGTACAACGAGATCCCCTGCTCCCCCACCCAACGCGCGAACACGTCGTACAGGTCGTCAGGCTCGGTCGTCCCCGGCAGTTGCTCAGTCAGCGTCATCGTCACCCATTGTCCCCGAACGGCCAATCAGCAGGCTCCGCCGGGTGCCGCGTGCGCCGCCCGGTCAGGCGACGCACGCGGGCGGGTCTACTTGTCGCCCTTGATGGCCATGGCCTGCTCCAGTTCGTCACGGATCGCGTCGGCGCCGGATTTGCGGTAGTCGGCGACCGCCTCGTCCCAGGAGTTCAGGTCGGCCCGGCCCAGCTGGATGTCCTTGGTGATGGAGTCCATCCGGGTGTCGAGGATCTTGCCCTTGGTGGACTGGGTCGGTGAGTACAGGCCGTACGTCGGCGGCATGATCGCCGTCGGCAGGATCGCCTTGAAGTGGTTGTACGCCGTGTCGACCGCCTCGGGATGGCCGGGGAAGTACGTCGGGTACGGC carries:
- the fabV gene encoding enoyl-[acyl-carrier-protein] reductase FabV, with amino-acid sequence MTERVIKPLGRGFLFLDSHPAGCARIVRDMAEQVEARTPGRRTALVIGSSSGYGLATTIAGLARYGVDGIGVSFEKAPTARRTATAGWYRTAETAALAAELGRSWSFVNADAFSDDTKNDVLDLVAELGGIDHLIYSVAAPRRVDPRNGETYQSALKTIGAPYTTKSLAYEDGEPVLQEVGIDVATDDELAQTVKVMGGEDWARWITALQERDLLRPGFNTVALTYIGSELTGPIYRQGSIGAAKADLEQTALNLAKDGVSAMTSVNGAAVTQASSAIPGIGLYVSILHKVHGLQTPVQQSISLWDQLTGEAPLDLDDEGRIRLDRWELTDDVQSAIRTQWESATAANIGEVADTEWFLAEVRRLYGFDVPGVDYEAETEVDVEWPTKA
- a CDS encoding DEAD/DEAH box helicase, whose amino-acid sequence is MTLTEQLPGTTEPDDLYDVFARWVGEQGISLYPAQEEALIEVMTGSNVILSTPTGSGKSLVATGAHFAALAHGQRTFYTAPIKALVSEKFFALCDVFGADKVGMLTGDASVNAGAPIICCTAEVLANIALREGAEADVGQVVMDEFHFYSEPDRGWAWQVPLLELPKAQFVLMSATLGDVDRFKIDLSRRTGRPTAIVASGERPVPLIYKYVTTALHETLEELLTTHQAPVYVVHFTQAAALERAQALTSINVSSKEEKDKINELIGNFRFSKGFGRTLQRLVKHGIGVHHAGMLPKYRRLVEQLAQAGLLKVICGTDTLGVGINVPIRTVVLTALSKYDGRRQRILKAREFHQIAGRAGRAGYDTSGTVVVQAPDHVVENVKALAKAGDDPKKQRKVQRKKPPEGFVTWGEDTFDRLVAAEPEALQSRMRVSHAMLLNVIARDGDAFASMRHLLRDNHEDSRAQVRLIRRAIQIYRTLLTAGVVERLDEPDENGRSLRLTVDLQKDFSLNQPLSTFALAALDLLDPEDPSYALDVVSVVEATLEDPRAVLWAQEHHARGEAVNAMKAEGIEYEERMELLEDVSWPKPLNELLEATFEMYRQTHPWIADTGLSPKSVVRDMFERAMTFGEFIGFYGLARSEGVVLRYLSDAYKALKQTVPPDKVNEDLTDLIEWLGEVVRQTDSSLLDEWEELTNPTDEPEAEVAPVGPRRITLNTRAFRVLVRNAMFRRVELLALHRWAELGQLDADAGWDAARWAEAGTAYYAEHDVVNTGPAARGPALFLIEEHPGYWEVQQIIDDPEGNHDWRITASVDLAASDEAGDLVLELAAFKPL
- the murA gene encoding UDP-N-acetylglucosamine 1-carboxyvinyltransferase, encoding MERFRIAGEARLDGTVEVAGAKNSVLKLMAAALLAEGTTTLRQVPGILDVTFMAQLLDTLGCSVKVDPDGRLATIAVPATVKHQCDYDLVRKLRASISVLGPLLARCGQAEVALPGGDNIGSRGLNMHVAGLEAMGAKVHIEHGFVIAEAPQGLHGAEVWLDFPSVGATETIMMASVLAKGTTIIENAAREPEIQDIAQMLVEMGAQIDGAGSPRIEITGVDGLLNPVDHTVVPDRIVSGSWAFAAAITKGDITIANGHAEHLELPLDKLHKAGAEITVLNPGFRVRMHDRPKPVDVVTLPYPGFATDLQAFVIALNALSDGAAMVTENLFEGRFTFAQELTRLGAQIQTDGHHAVVRGVPRLSGAPVVASDIRAGAALVLAGLAAEGETLVSAAHHVHRGYTDFAGNLRRLGADVVVEPDDAEMYWN
- a CDS encoding cob(I)yrinic acid a,c-diamide adenosyltransferase → MAVNLTRIYTRTGDAGETRLGDNSTTSKTDPRLAAYGEVDEANSAIGVAIAAGHMNSAIVVLLTRIQNDLFDVGADLCNPIAPDPEYPPLRITQDYIDRLEGWCDDYNSRLTKLRSFILPGGTEGAAYLNVARAVVRRAERAGWAAVEAHGPSVNLLAITYLNRLSDLLFILGRVANLSSGGDVLWVPGGERD